From one Acipenser ruthenus chromosome 21, fAciRut3.2 maternal haplotype, whole genome shotgun sequence genomic stretch:
- the LOC117427784 gene encoding kelch-like protein 25 isoform X1 produces MQSPPQLFTVNACTWVSSFCQLSQLGNKQSTEELETMSVSVHENRKSRSSTGSMNISLFHKPSHPDSVLTHLNTLRKQCMFTDVTLWAGERSFSCHRAVLAACSRYFEAMFSGGLRESLDSEVNFHDSVHPEVLELLLDFAYSSRVVINEENAESLLEAGDMLQFHDIRDAAAEFLEKNLHSSNCLGMMLLSDAHQCKHLYELSWRMCLVHFEAVRDSEDFYGLSKDKLLDLILSDELEVEDEQIVYHAVIRWVRCDLDSRKDHLPELLRGIRLALLPSEYLIEAVACEELVLSDKRSRQIVEEAVQCKKRILQNDGVVTSPCARPRMAGHTLLILGGQTFMCDKIYQVDHKAKEIIPKSDLPSPRKEFSACAIGCKVYITGGRGSENGVSKDVWVYDTVLEEWSKGAPMLIARFGHGSAELENSLYVVGGHTAIAGVFPASPSVSLKQVERYDPLTNKWIMMAPLRDGVSNAAVVSAKLKLFVFGGTTIHRDKASKVQCYDPVENRWAIAAECPQPWRYTAAAVLGSQIFIMGGDTEFTAVSAYRFDCETNQWTRVGDMTSKRMSCHAVASGNKLYVVGGYFGTQRCKTLDCYDPTADSWNSITTVPYSLIPTAFVSTWKHLPA; encoded by the exons ATGCAGTCTCCCCCACAGCTCTTCACTGTCAATGCCTGCACCTGGGTCAGCAGTTTCTGCCAGC TTAGTCAGTTAGGGAATAAGCAATCCACGGAGGAACTGGAAACCATGTCTGTCAGCGTGCACGAGAACCGGAAGTCCCGCTCCAGCACGGGCTCTATGAACATCTCCCTGTTCCACAAGCCCTCGCACCCGGACAGCGTGCTCACCCACCTCAACACCCTGCGCAAGCAGTGCATGTTTACTGACGTCACCCTGTGGGCAGGCGAGCGCTCCTTCTCCTGCCACCGCGCAGTGCTGGCTGCCTGCAGCCGCTACTTCGAGGCCATGTTCAGCGGGGGCCTGCGCGAGAGCCTGGACAGCGAGGTGAACTTCCACGACAGCGTGCACCCCGaggtgctggagctgctgctggacTTCGCCTACTCCTCGAGGGTCGTCATCAACGAGGAGAATGCGGAGTCCCTGCTGGAGGCCGGGGACATGCTGCAGTTCCACGACATCCGGGACGCAGCGGCCGAGTTCCTGGAGAAGAACCTACACTCCTCCAACTGCCTCGGCATGATGCTGCTCTCGGACGCCCATCAGTGCAAGCACCTCTACGAGCTCTCCTGGAGGATGTGCCTGGTACACTTTGAGGCTGTGAGGGACTCGGAGGACTTCTATGGACTCTCCAAGGACAAGCTCTTGGATCTCATCCTCAGTGACGAGCTGGAGGTCGAGGATGAGCAGATAGTCTACCATGCCGTCATCCGCTGGGTCCGCTGCGACCTGGACAGCAGGAAGGACCACCTCCCAGAGCTCCTGAGGGGGATCCGCCTGGCCCTGCTGCCTTCTGAGTACTTGATTGAGGCGGTGGCCTGCGAGGAACTGGTGCTCTCAGACAAGAGGAGCCGGCAGATTGTGGAGGAGGCTGTCCAGTGCAAGAAGAGGATCCTTCAGAACGACGGAGTGGTCACCAGCCCCTGCGCGCGCCCCCGCATGGCTGGACACACCCTGCTCATCCTGGGGGGCCAGACCTTCATGTGCGACAAGATCTACCAGGTGGACCACAAGGCCAAGGAGATCATCCCCAAGTCGGACCTGCCCAGCCCCAGGAAGGAGTTCAGTGCCTGTGCCATTGGGTGCAAAGTGTACATAACCGGGGGGCGGGGGTCTGAGAATGGTGTTTCCAAGGATGTTTGGGTTTATGACACAGTTCTCGAAGAGTGGTCTAAAGGCGCCCCTATGTTGATCGCTCGCTTTGGCCACGGCTCTGCCGAACTGGAGAACAGCTTGTACGTCGTTGGTGGACACACAGCCATAGCAGGCGTATTCCCTGCCTCCCCTTCCGTCTCTCTAAAGCAGGTGGAGAGGTACGACCCCCTCACCAACAAGTGGATAATGATGGCGCCCCTGAGGGACGGAGTAAGCAACGCAGCCGTGGTCAGCGCTAAActgaaattgtttgtttttggCGGCACCACCATCCACCGGGACAAAGCCTCCAAGGTCCAGTGCTACGACCCTGTGGAAAACCGCTGGGCCATCGCGGCCGAGTGCCCCCAGCCCTGGCGATACACAGCCGCCGCGGTCTTGGGCAGCCAGATCTTCATCATGGGCGGTGATACCGAATTCACCGCCGTCTCCGCCTACCGCTTCGACTGTGAGACCAATCAGTGGACGCGAGTCGGGGACATGACCTCCAAACGCATGAGCTGCCACGCCGTGGCTTCCGGCAACAAGCTCTATGTGGTGGGGGGCTACTTTGGCACCCAGCGCTGTAAGACGTTAGACTGCTACGACCCTACCGCGGACAGCTGGAATAGTATAACCACTGTGCCTTACTCCCTCATTCCTACTGCGTTTGTCAGCACTTGGAAACACCTACCTGCCTGA
- the LOC117427784 gene encoding kelch-like protein 25 isoform X2 — translation MSVSVHENRKSRSSTGSMNISLFHKPSHPDSVLTHLNTLRKQCMFTDVTLWAGERSFSCHRAVLAACSRYFEAMFSGGLRESLDSEVNFHDSVHPEVLELLLDFAYSSRVVINEENAESLLEAGDMLQFHDIRDAAAEFLEKNLHSSNCLGMMLLSDAHQCKHLYELSWRMCLVHFEAVRDSEDFYGLSKDKLLDLILSDELEVEDEQIVYHAVIRWVRCDLDSRKDHLPELLRGIRLALLPSEYLIEAVACEELVLSDKRSRQIVEEAVQCKKRILQNDGVVTSPCARPRMAGHTLLILGGQTFMCDKIYQVDHKAKEIIPKSDLPSPRKEFSACAIGCKVYITGGRGSENGVSKDVWVYDTVLEEWSKGAPMLIARFGHGSAELENSLYVVGGHTAIAGVFPASPSVSLKQVERYDPLTNKWIMMAPLRDGVSNAAVVSAKLKLFVFGGTTIHRDKASKVQCYDPVENRWAIAAECPQPWRYTAAAVLGSQIFIMGGDTEFTAVSAYRFDCETNQWTRVGDMTSKRMSCHAVASGNKLYVVGGYFGTQRCKTLDCYDPTADSWNSITTVPYSLIPTAFVSTWKHLPA, via the coding sequence ATGTCTGTCAGCGTGCACGAGAACCGGAAGTCCCGCTCCAGCACGGGCTCTATGAACATCTCCCTGTTCCACAAGCCCTCGCACCCGGACAGCGTGCTCACCCACCTCAACACCCTGCGCAAGCAGTGCATGTTTACTGACGTCACCCTGTGGGCAGGCGAGCGCTCCTTCTCCTGCCACCGCGCAGTGCTGGCTGCCTGCAGCCGCTACTTCGAGGCCATGTTCAGCGGGGGCCTGCGCGAGAGCCTGGACAGCGAGGTGAACTTCCACGACAGCGTGCACCCCGaggtgctggagctgctgctggacTTCGCCTACTCCTCGAGGGTCGTCATCAACGAGGAGAATGCGGAGTCCCTGCTGGAGGCCGGGGACATGCTGCAGTTCCACGACATCCGGGACGCAGCGGCCGAGTTCCTGGAGAAGAACCTACACTCCTCCAACTGCCTCGGCATGATGCTGCTCTCGGACGCCCATCAGTGCAAGCACCTCTACGAGCTCTCCTGGAGGATGTGCCTGGTACACTTTGAGGCTGTGAGGGACTCGGAGGACTTCTATGGACTCTCCAAGGACAAGCTCTTGGATCTCATCCTCAGTGACGAGCTGGAGGTCGAGGATGAGCAGATAGTCTACCATGCCGTCATCCGCTGGGTCCGCTGCGACCTGGACAGCAGGAAGGACCACCTCCCAGAGCTCCTGAGGGGGATCCGCCTGGCCCTGCTGCCTTCTGAGTACTTGATTGAGGCGGTGGCCTGCGAGGAACTGGTGCTCTCAGACAAGAGGAGCCGGCAGATTGTGGAGGAGGCTGTCCAGTGCAAGAAGAGGATCCTTCAGAACGACGGAGTGGTCACCAGCCCCTGCGCGCGCCCCCGCATGGCTGGACACACCCTGCTCATCCTGGGGGGCCAGACCTTCATGTGCGACAAGATCTACCAGGTGGACCACAAGGCCAAGGAGATCATCCCCAAGTCGGACCTGCCCAGCCCCAGGAAGGAGTTCAGTGCCTGTGCCATTGGGTGCAAAGTGTACATAACCGGGGGGCGGGGGTCTGAGAATGGTGTTTCCAAGGATGTTTGGGTTTATGACACAGTTCTCGAAGAGTGGTCTAAAGGCGCCCCTATGTTGATCGCTCGCTTTGGCCACGGCTCTGCCGAACTGGAGAACAGCTTGTACGTCGTTGGTGGACACACAGCCATAGCAGGCGTATTCCCTGCCTCCCCTTCCGTCTCTCTAAAGCAGGTGGAGAGGTACGACCCCCTCACCAACAAGTGGATAATGATGGCGCCCCTGAGGGACGGAGTAAGCAACGCAGCCGTGGTCAGCGCTAAActgaaattgtttgtttttggCGGCACCACCATCCACCGGGACAAAGCCTCCAAGGTCCAGTGCTACGACCCTGTGGAAAACCGCTGGGCCATCGCGGCCGAGTGCCCCCAGCCCTGGCGATACACAGCCGCCGCGGTCTTGGGCAGCCAGATCTTCATCATGGGCGGTGATACCGAATTCACCGCCGTCTCCGCCTACCGCTTCGACTGTGAGACCAATCAGTGGACGCGAGTCGGGGACATGACCTCCAAACGCATGAGCTGCCACGCCGTGGCTTCCGGCAACAAGCTCTATGTGGTGGGGGGCTACTTTGGCACCCAGCGCTGTAAGACGTTAGACTGCTACGACCCTACCGCGGACAGCTGGAATAGTATAACCACTGTGCCTTACTCCCTCATTCCTACTGCGTTTGTCAGCACTTGGAAACACCTACCTGCCTGA